Proteins encoded in a region of the Corvus hawaiiensis isolate bCorHaw1 chromosome 31, bCorHaw1.pri.cur, whole genome shotgun sequence genome:
- the LOC125318793 gene encoding uncharacterized protein LOC125318793 isoform X3 translates to MGSFCRHSSSVAGRNGAEESWFKGTATTAEPRVSGSDPIPVTLLVLLLLLLALGAALAVQSGSCGKTPVTPVAPVAPVLLACPKGWVGYRGVCDFLSRDQGTWGQGQARCSKLGASLAVLKDEEMEFPFPSVGAHIPASGCANGARGCPGGTAAASTPRSRSWAMQSVRSLERVNSGAGPAQIRGRISAAGPKLPRDRGCRQDLLPAGQAQLRLFPPSTGMSFLSRSICLALALRVTSVPLCRVTSVPGLQEMKLQEEEMMWKLMCGCLGCGWGFLASS, encoded by the exons ATGGGCAGCTTTTGCCGTCACTCCTCGTCCGTCGCTGGCCGGAACggagcagaggagagctggTTTAAGGGGACGGCAACCACGGCGGAGCCGCGA GTGAGTGGTTCAGATCCCATCCCTGTCACGCTGCtggttctgctgctcctgctcctggctttgggggCGGCCTTGGCTGTGCAGTCAG GAAGCTGTGGTAAAACTCCAGTTACCCCAGTTGCACCTGTGGCTCCGGTGCTGCTGGCCTGTCCCAAGGGCTGGGTCGGGTACCGCGGGGTCTGCGACTTCCTCTCGAGGGATCAGGGGACCTGGGGTCAGGGTCAGGCTCGGTGCTCCAAGCTCGGGGcctccctggctgtgctcaaggATGAGGAAATG gagttccccttcccctctgtgGGAGCGCACATCCCTGCCTCGGGCTGCGCAAACggggccaggggctgccccGGGGGGACGGCAGCAGCTTCAACTCCTC GGTCGAGGTCCTGGGCGATGCAGAGTGTGCGTTCCTTGGAGAGGGTGAACTCAGGAGCGGGACCTGCTCAAATCCGCGGCCGTATCTCTGCAGCAGGGCCCAAACTGCCCCGTGACAGGGGATGCAGACAGGACCTTCTCCCTGCTGGGCAGGCTCAGCTTCGCCTCTTCCCCCCCAGCACGGGGATGTCCTTCCTCAGCCGCAGCATCTGCCTTGCACTGGCTCTCAGGGTCACCTCAGTGCCACTTTGCAGGGTCACCTCGGTGCCTGGTCTCCAGGAGATGAAGCTGCAGGAAGAGGAGATGATGTGGAAGCTGATGTGTGGCTGCCTGGGCTGCGGCTGGGGGTTTCTTGCTTCTTCTTGA
- the LOC125318793 gene encoding uncharacterized protein LOC125318793 isoform X1: MGSFCRHSSSVAGRNGAEESWFKGTATTAEPRVSGSDPIPVTLLVLLLLLLALGAALAVQSGKGGAAASAQPLGAERGLRSLCRAILGPSPLRCPAGSCGKTPVTPVAPVAPVLLACPKGWVGYRGVCDFLSRDQGTWGQGQARCSKLGASLAVLKDEEMEFPFPSVGAHIPASGCANGARGCPGGTAAASTPRSRSWAMQSVRSLERVNSGAGPAQIRGRISAAGPKLPRDRGCRQDLLPAGQAQLRLFPPSTGMSFLSRSICLALALRVTSVPLCRVTSVPGLQEMKLQEEEMMWKLMCGCLGCGWGFLASS; this comes from the exons ATGGGCAGCTTTTGCCGTCACTCCTCGTCCGTCGCTGGCCGGAACggagcagaggagagctggTTTAAGGGGACGGCAACCACGGCGGAGCCGCGA GTGAGTGGTTCAGATCCCATCCCTGTCACGCTGCtggttctgctgctcctgctcctggctttgggggCGGCCTTGGCTGTGCAGTCAGGTAAGGGAGGGGCAGCTGCCTCGGCCCAGCCCCTCGGGGCAGAGCGGGGTCTCCGCTCCCTGTGCAGGGCGATCCTCGGACCTTCTCCCCTTCGCTGTCCAGCAGGAAGCTGTGGTAAAACTCCAGTTACCCCAGTTGCACCTGTGGCTCCGGTGCTGCTGGCCTGTCCCAAGGGCTGGGTCGGGTACCGCGGGGTCTGCGACTTCCTCTCGAGGGATCAGGGGACCTGGGGTCAGGGTCAGGCTCGGTGCTCCAAGCTCGGGGcctccctggctgtgctcaaggATGAGGAAATG gagttccccttcccctctgtgGGAGCGCACATCCCTGCCTCGGGCTGCGCAAACggggccaggggctgccccGGGGGGACGGCAGCAGCTTCAACTCCTC GGTCGAGGTCCTGGGCGATGCAGAGTGTGCGTTCCTTGGAGAGGGTGAACTCAGGAGCGGGACCTGCTCAAATCCGCGGCCGTATCTCTGCAGCAGGGCCCAAACTGCCCCGTGACAGGGGATGCAGACAGGACCTTCTCCCTGCTGGGCAGGCTCAGCTTCGCCTCTTCCCCCCCAGCACGGGGATGTCCTTCCTCAGCCGCAGCATCTGCCTTGCACTGGCTCTCAGGGTCACCTCAGTGCCACTTTGCAGGGTCACCTCGGTGCCTGGTCTCCAGGAGATGAAGCTGCAGGAAGAGGAGATGATGTGGAAGCTGATGTGTGGCTGCCTGGGCTGCGGCTGGGGGTTTCTTGCTTCTTCTTGA
- the LOC125318793 gene encoding uncharacterized protein LOC125318793 isoform X2, whose amino-acid sequence MKPWIPRPHQEPGSSRKEPLEDFWVSGSDPIPVTLLVLLLLLLALGAALAVQSGKGGAAASAQPLGAERGLRSLCRAILGPSPLRCPAGSCGKTPVTPVAPVAPVLLACPKGWVGYRGVCDFLSRDQGTWGQGQARCSKLGASLAVLKDEEMEFPFPSVGAHIPASGCANGARGCPGGTAAASTPRSRSWAMQSVRSLERVNSGAGPAQIRGRISAAGPKLPRDRGCRQDLLPAGQAQLRLFPPSTGMSFLSRSICLALALRVTSVPLCRVTSVPGLQEMKLQEEEMMWKLMCGCLGCGWGFLASS is encoded by the exons ATGAAGCCCTGGATCCCCAGGCCGCATCAGGAACCGGGGTCATCCAGAAAAGAACCCTTGGAGGATTTCTGG GTGAGTGGTTCAGATCCCATCCCTGTCACGCTGCtggttctgctgctcctgctcctggctttgggggCGGCCTTGGCTGTGCAGTCAGGTAAGGGAGGGGCAGCTGCCTCGGCCCAGCCCCTCGGGGCAGAGCGGGGTCTCCGCTCCCTGTGCAGGGCGATCCTCGGACCTTCTCCCCTTCGCTGTCCAGCAGGAAGCTGTGGTAAAACTCCAGTTACCCCAGTTGCACCTGTGGCTCCGGTGCTGCTGGCCTGTCCCAAGGGCTGGGTCGGGTACCGCGGGGTCTGCGACTTCCTCTCGAGGGATCAGGGGACCTGGGGTCAGGGTCAGGCTCGGTGCTCCAAGCTCGGGGcctccctggctgtgctcaaggATGAGGAAATG gagttccccttcccctctgtgGGAGCGCACATCCCTGCCTCGGGCTGCGCAAACggggccaggggctgccccGGGGGGACGGCAGCAGCTTCAACTCCTC GGTCGAGGTCCTGGGCGATGCAGAGTGTGCGTTCCTTGGAGAGGGTGAACTCAGGAGCGGGACCTGCTCAAATCCGCGGCCGTATCTCTGCAGCAGGGCCCAAACTGCCCCGTGACAGGGGATGCAGACAGGACCTTCTCCCTGCTGGGCAGGCTCAGCTTCGCCTCTTCCCCCCCAGCACGGGGATGTCCTTCCTCAGCCGCAGCATCTGCCTTGCACTGGCTCTCAGGGTCACCTCAGTGCCACTTTGCAGGGTCACCTCGGTGCCTGGTCTCCAGGAGATGAAGCTGCAGGAAGAGGAGATGATGTGGAAGCTGATGTGTGGCTGCCTGGGCTGCGGCTGGGGGTTTCTTGCTTCTTCTTGA